One Streptomyces sp. NBC_01237 genomic region harbors:
- a CDS encoding FkbM family methyltransferase gives MKILRKTSSDGASRGTRVRDLDEMNRRTVRQAARTRPVTTSDILTGHRKAFPYHGWVEVESGLCPAFVMFCVNDEAVALDTVWNGRFGYEQGSLYHWSRLAAASRTVLDVGAHVGYYAMIAALAAPGATVHAFEPVPPIHARLAVNHRANGIRNLVLHQNGVSDRAGSADINIRFPLANLLSTGSSLEEFARPVAGAFTTRVQLCTLDEKLGDTPVDLIKIDVEGHEPRVLAGARRLIERDRPVIILEALQSTQLASLTEPFADLDYTFRWISEAEGRLVPVTEERPDKSRNLIFAPREKEYA, from the coding sequence GTGAAGATCCTCCGCAAGACCTCGTCGGACGGCGCGTCGCGCGGCACCCGGGTCCGTGATCTCGACGAGATGAACCGGCGGACCGTACGGCAGGCCGCGCGGACCCGGCCGGTCACGACCTCGGACATCCTCACGGGCCACCGGAAGGCGTTCCCGTACCACGGGTGGGTGGAGGTCGAGTCGGGCCTCTGCCCCGCGTTCGTCATGTTCTGCGTCAACGACGAGGCCGTCGCCCTCGACACCGTATGGAACGGCCGGTTCGGCTACGAACAGGGAAGCCTGTACCACTGGAGCCGGCTGGCCGCCGCGAGCCGCACGGTGCTCGACGTCGGTGCGCACGTCGGCTACTACGCGATGATCGCGGCCCTCGCCGCCCCCGGGGCCACGGTGCACGCGTTCGAGCCGGTGCCCCCGATCCACGCCAGACTGGCGGTCAACCACCGGGCGAACGGGATCAGGAACCTCGTGCTGCACCAGAACGGGGTCTCCGACCGGGCCGGGAGCGCGGACATCAACATCCGCTTCCCGCTGGCCAATCTGCTGTCCACCGGCTCCTCGCTGGAGGAGTTCGCCCGGCCGGTGGCCGGCGCGTTCACCACGCGCGTCCAGCTGTGCACCCTGGACGAGAAGCTGGGGGACACCCCGGTCGACCTGATCAAGATCGATGTCGAGGGGCACGAGCCCCGGGTGCTGGCCGGGGCCCGTCGCCTCATCGAGCGTGACCGCCCCGTCATCATTCTGGAGGCCCTGCAGTCCACCCAACTGGCCTCCCTCACCGAGCCGTTCGCCGATCTCGACTACACCTTCCGCTGGATCTCGGAGGCGGAGGGCCGGCTCGTCCCGGTCACCGAGGAGCGACCGGACAAGAGCCGGAACCTGATCTTCGCGCCGCGGGAGAAGGAGTACGCCTGA
- a CDS encoding ABC transporter ATP-binding protein encodes MDMEVTAWSSLHSAMNAQQDRRPFSRATLGRIVAFARPHRRRMTRFLLLSVVTALLAVATPVLAGRVIDAIVQGRDTGTVTRLALLIALIAVAEAGLGLLTRWLSSTLGEGLILDLRTAVFDHVQRMPVAFFTRTRTGALVSRLNNDVIGAQRAFSNTLSGVVSNLVTLLLTLAVMLTISWQITLLALVLLPVFVVPARRTGARMAGLQREAANHNATMGTQMTERFSAPGATLIKLFGRPADESAEFAARAGRVRDIGIRTAMAQATFITALTLVSALALALVYGLGGYYALRGSLEPGAVVALALLLTRLYAPLTALAGARVEVMSALVSFERVFEILDLKPLIAEKPDARQVPDGPVSVEFDGVSFGYPSADKVSLASLEEVATLDSRGGTEVLHDISFRAEPGRMIALVGSSGAGKSTIAQLLPRLYDADSGSVRLNGVDVRDLSTDSIRDTLGMVTQDGHLFHESVRANLLLARPGATEDDIWDALRRSRLDGLIASLPEGLDTVVGERGYRLSGGERQRLTIARLLLARQRVVILDEATAHLDSTSEAAVQEALAEALEGRTAVVIAHRLSTVRAADLILVIEEGRVVERGTHTELLAARGRYEELHRTQFERPSAPEAHPVH; translated from the coding sequence ATGGACATGGAAGTCACGGCGTGGTCATCGCTGCACAGCGCGATGAACGCCCAGCAGGACCGGCGGCCCTTCTCCCGGGCCACCCTGGGCCGCATCGTGGCCTTCGCCCGGCCGCACCGCCGCCGGATGACCCGCTTTCTGCTGCTCAGCGTGGTCACCGCGCTGCTCGCGGTCGCCACGCCGGTACTCGCGGGGCGCGTCATCGACGCGATCGTGCAGGGCCGGGACACCGGCACGGTCACCCGGCTCGCCCTGCTGATCGCCCTCATCGCGGTCGCCGAGGCGGGGCTCGGTCTGCTCACCCGATGGCTGTCCTCCACCCTCGGCGAGGGGCTGATCCTCGATCTGCGCACCGCGGTCTTCGACCATGTGCAGCGGATGCCGGTCGCCTTCTTCACCAGGACCCGTACCGGCGCGCTCGTCAGCCGGCTGAACAACGACGTGATCGGCGCCCAGCGCGCCTTCAGCAATACGCTGTCCGGCGTCGTGTCCAACCTGGTGACCCTGTTGCTGACGCTCGCCGTGATGCTCACCATCTCCTGGCAGATCACCCTGCTCGCCCTGGTCCTGCTACCGGTGTTCGTCGTGCCCGCCCGCCGGACGGGAGCGAGGATGGCGGGCCTCCAGCGCGAGGCCGCCAACCACAACGCCACGATGGGCACCCAGATGACGGAGCGGTTCTCCGCCCCCGGCGCGACCCTGATCAAGCTCTTCGGGCGCCCCGCCGACGAGTCCGCCGAGTTCGCCGCCAGGGCCGGCCGGGTACGGGACATCGGCATCCGTACGGCCATGGCGCAGGCCACGTTCATCACCGCCCTCACCCTGGTCTCCGCCCTGGCGCTCGCCCTGGTCTACGGGCTCGGCGGCTACTACGCCCTGCGCGGCAGCCTGGAACCGGGCGCCGTCGTGGCCCTCGCCCTGCTGCTGACCCGGCTGTACGCCCCGCTGACCGCGCTGGCCGGTGCCCGGGTCGAGGTGATGAGCGCCCTGGTCAGCTTCGAGCGGGTCTTCGAGATCCTCGACCTGAAACCCCTGATCGCCGAGAAGCCGGACGCCCGACAGGTTCCCGACGGTCCGGTGTCCGTGGAGTTCGACGGGGTCTCCTTCGGCTACCCGTCCGCCGACAAGGTCTCCCTCGCCTCCCTCGAAGAGGTCGCGACGCTCGACAGCCGCGGTGGCACCGAGGTCCTGCACGACATCTCCTTCCGGGCCGAGCCCGGCCGGATGATCGCCCTGGTCGGCTCCTCGGGCGCGGGCAAGTCGACGATCGCACAGCTGCTGCCCCGGCTGTACGACGCGGATTCCGGTTCGGTACGGCTGAACGGCGTCGATGTACGCGATCTGAGCACCGACTCGATCCGGGACACGCTCGGCATGGTCACCCAGGACGGGCACCTCTTCCACGAGTCCGTACGCGCCAACCTGCTCCTCGCCCGGCCAGGGGCCACCGAGGACGACATCTGGGACGCCCTGCGCCGGTCACGGCTCGACGGCCTGATCGCGTCCCTGCCCGAGGGTCTGGACACGGTGGTGGGCGAGCGCGGCTACCGGCTCTCCGGGGGCGAGCGGCAGCGGCTGACCATCGCCCGGCTGCTGCTGGCCCGCCAGCGGGTCGTCATCCTCGACGAGGCGACGGCCCACCTCGACTCCACCTCGGAGGCGGCCGTTCAGGAGGCCCTGGCCGAAGCGCTGGAGGGCCGGACGGCCGTGGTGATCGCCCACCGGCTCTCGACCGTACGTGCCGCCGATCTGATCCTGGTCATCGAGGAGGGCCGGGTCGTGGAACGCGGCACGCACACCGAGCTGTTGGCCGCCCGGGGACGGTACGAGGAGCTGCACCGCACCCAGTTCGAGCGGCCCTCGGCCCCCGAGGCGCACCCCGTCCACTGA